The following nucleotide sequence is from Halomonas chromatireducens.
GGTGTTGGTAACGTTGCGAATATCGCCAGCGCTGCGGCCTCCGCCAGGCGCCTGCCGGCGCCAGTCGCGATGCAGAGCAGCGCTCCAACAGCTGTTCTTTCATGACATTGCAGCCTCCGCCGGGCGCCTGCCGGCGCCAGTCGCGATGCGGAGCAGCGCTCCAACAGCGAATCTCTCCACCGACGGTGCCACGTAGTTGTTGGAGTATCTTCAGATCACGACTGGAGGCCGAAGGGCTCCCGGCGGTGTTGGTAACGTTGCGAATATCGCCAGCGCTGCGGCCTCCGCCAAGCGCCTATCGGCGCCAGTCGCGATGCGGAGCAGCGCTCCAACAAAGATTCTTTCTACCGTCGGTGTTGCCGATGCTGACGGAAAACGCCACAAATTGATTACACGCTCTGTTGGTCACGGCCTACAACAAGGTCCGCAAATGGCTTAACGACATATTAGCTCAGTCAAATACTCTGAACTGAGCCAGCCCAACATGAGTCTTTATAATGACAACGCCCGGTATGCGCGCTCTCAGAGCAGGTCGTCGCTCCATCCCCGGCCACTATTATCACATTACGCTTGTGACGCGCCGTCGCTATCCGTTCTTTGAAGACTTTCGTACTGCCTGCAAGGCCTGCCGTACGTTTTCGATTTCCACCCTGGATGCACAGTGCGAAACGCAGTCCTTTGTCGTCATGCCCGACCATGTCCATTGGCTACTGCAGTTGAAAGGTGATCTCGCGCATGCCGTCAGGATATATAAATCCCATGTCTCGATGTCGGTCGGGCTGCGGGTATGGGACACCGGGTATTACGACCGTGCCCTGCGTTCCGACGAGGATATCCGCACCGTGGCGCGGTATATCGTCGCCAATCCGTTGCGGGCAGGGCTGGTGGAGAATATCGGTGAGTATCCCTATTGGGATGCAATATGGCTGGATTGATAGCTAGGCGCTTTCCGAAAGCTGGCTGCGCACAGCCTGTTCATCACCGTGGGGCTTCATGCCTCGTGCAGTTGCGCCCGGCTGCCTTGGCAGCATAGAGGGCATCGTCGGCCCGCCCCATGACGGTTTCGATCGAGGCATCGTCAGGCGTAAGGCTCGCCACGCCAGCACTCACCGTGTACCGGATGCGACTCTCTCCCTCTTCTACAATCGCTTTCTCGGCATGACCGCGCAGGCGTTCGGCCAGTTGGAAGGCACCATCCGGGTCTGATCCAGGCAACAGCACGACGAACTCCTCACCCCCGAGACGAGCCAGGACGTCCGATTCGCGCAGCAATGTGGCAACGTCATTGCAGAAATTGATCAGTACCCGATCACCGGCGGAGTGTCCGAAGCGGTCATTGATTTGCTTGAAGTGGTCGAGGTCGAGCATGGCCAGGGAAAGCGACGTCCCGTACCTCCGGGCTCGAGCCACCTCTGCCCCGGATAACTCGAAGAAATGACGACGGTTTGCGACGCCCGTTAGAGGATCACGCCGCGCCAGAACCTCCAGCTTGCGCTCAACTTCCTTGCGCGGCGTGATATCACGAAAGAACCAGACTCGTCCCAGGTACCGTTTGTCATTACCCCAGAGAGCCTTGGAAAAGCGCTCCAGCGTGCGGCCATCTTTCAATGAAAGCTCGCAGTGGTCCTCCATTGAGGGATCGTCGTAAAGTTCCTGCGTGCGCTTTAGAAATGCCTCGGGCGCTTCGAGCCGGTCCATCGCTAGGGCCAACGGTGCCTGCTCGGAATACCCCGACAGGTTACCCCCATGGTCACCCGGCAACGCCTCAAGAGGAATATCGAACACCTCAAATAGGCGCCGATTGTGGGACACGATCATCCCCTGATCATCTACCACGAGGATGCCATCGGGTGAGGCCTCATGAATGGCCTCGATTAACGAACGATCAAAGTCGCGCTTGGTGGTGATTCGATGGAGATCCGCTGACATGGCAACCTCAGAACGGGGAGCAACAGTGCCCGGAGCCTTGCCCCACTTCGTTCAGCAGAAGGTCAGGCAACTTTTTTGGCCACCATTATTTTGAGTAGCCCCCAATCCCTTGTCGTTTGCACGGTCGATACGACGACTCGATGCGAAGCTCGATTCTAACACCCTGCCGAGTGTTCCGCTCCTGCAACTGCCCCTTCGGCCTCCTCCAAGGCGCCTGCCGGCGCCAGTCGCGATGCGGAGCAGCGCTCCAACAATGATTCTCTCTACCAACGCGGACTACACCGCTGTTGGAGTATCTTCAGCTCACGACTGGAGGCCGAAGGACTCCCGGCGGTGTTGCCGTGGCTAGCGAACACCGCGAACGCTGGCAGCCTCCTCCAAGGCGCCTGCCGGCGCCAGTCGCGATGGGAACCAGCGCTCCAACAATGATTCTCTCTACCAACGTGAACTACACTGCTGTTGGAGTATTTTTAGATCCGGTCCGACGCATCGGCGACTGGAGGCCGAAGGACTCCCGGCGGTGTTGGAAACGTTGCGGATATCGTCAGTGCTGCGGCCTCCGCCAAGGCGCCTGCCGGCGCCAGTCGCGATGCAAAGCAGCGCTCCAACAACGATTCTTTCCACCGGCGGTGCCACACCGCTGTAGGAGAAGCTTTAGCTCACGACTGGAGGCCGAAGGACTCCCGGTTGTGTTGCCGTGGCTAGCGAACACCGCAAACGCCGGCAGCCTCCGCCGGGCGCCTGCCGGCGCCAGTCGCGATGCAAAGCAGCGCTCCAACAACGATTCTT
It contains:
- a CDS encoding sensor domain-containing diguanylate cyclase; this translates as MSADLHRITTKRDFDRSLIEAIHEASPDGILVVDDQGMIVSHNRRLFEVFDIPLEALPGDHGGNLSGYSEQAPLALAMDRLEAPEAFLKRTQELYDDPSMEDHCELSLKDGRTLERFSKALWGNDKRYLGRVWFFRDITPRKEVERKLEVLARRDPLTGVANRRHFFELSGAEVARARRYGTSLSLAMLDLDHFKQINDRFGHSAGDRVLINFCNDVATLLRESDVLARLGGEEFVVLLPGSDPDGAFQLAERLRGHAEKAIVEEGESRIRYTVSAGVASLTPDDASIETVMGRADDALYAAKAAGRNCTRHEAPR
- a CDS encoding REP-associated tyrosine transposase, with protein sequence MTTPGMRALRAGRRSIPGHYYHITLVTRRRYPFFEDFRTACKACRTFSISTLDAQCETQSFVVMPDHVHWLLQLKGDLAHAVRIYKSHVSMSVGLRVWDTGYYDRALRSDEDIRTVARYIVANPLRAGLVENIGEYPYWDAIWLD